Proteins encoded in a region of the Quercus lobata isolate SW786 chromosome 8, ValleyOak3.0 Primary Assembly, whole genome shotgun sequence genome:
- the LOC115958046 gene encoding (-)-germacrene D synthase-like, protein MSTQVSGAPSQNGKSEVVRRTANFHPSIWGDRFINNTSLDKDIHLRKVRELVELKDKVRNELFAITDHLSQQLGLIDAVQRLGVAYHFEREIQEALEHIYTTFNNKNDVDDLYKVSLSFRLLRQEGFKVSCDVFNKFKDEDGQFKECLTSNVEGMLAFYEATHLRVHGEDILDEALEFTTTHLKLTASLIGNLLAAQITRALKQPLHKGIPRLEARRYISVYEQDASHNKVLLKLSILDFNLVQSLHKEELSDITRWWKDLDFATKLPFARDRVVECYFWIVAVYFEPQYSLARKILTKVISMTSILDDIYDVYGTLEELEPFTEAIERWDISCIDQLPEYMQICYRALFDVFEAIENELAKKERSYRVSYAKDVMKRLVRAYFDEAKWFHQNYIPTMEEYMHVALKTSGYPMLTAISFLGMGDIVTKEAFDWIFSNPKIITASSVIGRLMDDMKSHKFEQERGHAASAIECYMKQHGVSEQVVHDELNRHVANAWKDINEECIRPTIVPMPLLMRVLNLARVIDVIYKEGDGYTHVGKEMKDNVALVLIDPIPI, encoded by the exons ATGTCTACCCAAGTCTCAGGGGCTCCATCCCAAAATGGCAAATCAGAGGTTGTTCGCCGAACAGCAAATTTCCATCCAAGCATTTGGGGTGACCGTTTCATCAACAATACTTCACTGGACAAG GACATTCATTTACGTAAAGTACGTGAACTTGTAGAGCTGAAAGATAAGGTGAGAAACGAGCTCTTTGCCATTACGGATCATCTTTCACAACAACTAGGCTTAATTGATGCAGTCCAACGCCTAGGCGTCGCTTACCactttgagagagaaatccaaGAGGCTCTAGAACATATATACACTACttttaacaacaaaaatgatGTTGATGATCTCTACAAAGTTTCCCTCAGTTTTCGACTGCTACGCCAAGAAGGATTTAAGGTTTCATGTG ATGTCTTCAACAAGTTCAAAGACGAAGATGGTCAATTCAAGGAATGCTTGACCAGCAACGTTGAAGGCATGCTAGCCTTCTATGAAGCTACACATCTCAGGGTGCATGGAGAAGACATTCTTGATGAGGCCCTTGAGTTCACTACCACTCACCTTAAGTTGACAGCATCCCTTATAGGCAATCTGTTGGCAGCACAAATAACTCGTGCCCTAAAGCAACCCTTGCACAAGGGCATACCACGGCTAGAGGCTCGGCGATACATTTCTGTCTATGAACAGGATGCTTCACATAACAAAGTTTTGCTCAAACTTTCAATATTAGATTTTAATCTAGTGCAATCATTGCACAAAGAGGAACTTAGTGATATCACAAG GTGGTGGAAAGATTTAGATTTTGCAACGAAGCTACCTTTTGCAAGAGATAGAGTTGTCGAGTGCTACTTTTGGATAGTCGCGGTCTACTTTGAGCCCCAATATTCACTTGCAAGAAAAATACTAACCAAAGTTATTTCCATGACATCCATTCTAGACGATATATATGATGTTTATGGCACACTTGAAGAACTCGAGCCCTTCACTGAAGCAATTGAGAG GTGGGATATTAGCTGCATAGATCAACTTCCAGAATACATGCAAATATGTTATCGTGCACTCTTTGATGTATTCGAAGCAATTGAAAATGAGTTggccaagaaagaaagatcATACCGTGTTAGCTATGCAAAAGATGTT ATGAAACGTTTGGTTCGGGCCTACTTTGACGAAGCCAAATGGTTCCACCAAAATTACATCCCAACAATGGAGGAGTATATGCATGTTGCACTTAAAACCTCTGGTTACCCTATGCTTACAGCTATCTCTTTCCTTGGCATGGGTGACATCGTTACAAAAGAGGCATTTGATTGGATCTTCAGCAACCCCAAGATTATTACAGCTTCATCTGTAATTGGTAGACTCATGGATGACATGAAGTCACATAAG TTTGAACAAGAGAGAGGGCATGCCGCCTCAGCAATCGAATGTTACATGAAGCAACATGGTGTCTCAGAGCAAGTAGTCCATGATGAACTCAACAGGCATGTTGCTAATGCATGGAAGGACATTAATGAGGAGTGTATAAGACCTACTATTGTTCCCATGCCTCTACTTATGCGTGTTCTTAATCTTGCACGAGTAATAGATGTCATTTACAAGGAAGGGGATGGCTACACTCATGTTGGAAAAGAGATGAAAGATAATGTTGCATTAGTACTTATAGACCCAATACCAATATAA